The genomic interval TACTTCATCTTACATGCCAAGAAATCCATACATTATCGGTCGCCCAATTGACGACCGAGAGATTCTTGTTGGGCGAGAAGATTTGTTTTCGTTTATCAAGAAGAATCTTCAAGATCATCAGCGAGTACTGTTGTTACATGGTCAAAGACGAATTGGTAAATCATCTATCATTCGTAATATTCCTAAAAAATCTCAGGATCTAGATGATTTTGTTTTTATTTCTTTTGATTTAGAAGACTACAGCCAAGAACCACTGAGTGGAATTTTAGCAGCCCTAGCCGAAAAAATTGTCGAAGATATCCAATTAGAGCAAGATCATATAAAATTGCCAAAAAGTACAGAATTAGAAGTTATTCCTGATATTTTTTACAACCAATTCCTCTCGCAAGTATATCAAAAATTAGAAGGCAAAAATTTAGTATTGTTACTTGATGAATTTGAGGCTTTAAGTAATGAAAATTCAGAATCATCATTAGAAGAATTTTTTAAATATTTATCTGCAATCATTAATCTAGATGATAAATTATATCTAATTTTATTTATAGGGCAAGAACTATTAAATACACAAAATATTATTCAGATATTTAATGATGTACCGATCATACAGGAAATTGGGCTATTAAATAAGATCAGTACTGAGAATTTAATTACTAAACCAGCCCAAGGTGTTCTGTCATATGAAAAAGACGCTATAGAAGCTATTTTTAAGCTATCCGCAGGTCATCCATATTTTACACAAGTGATATGCTTTGCTATTTTTGTAAGAGCTAGGGAAAAGGAAGCTTTCAATGTTAGCAAAGAAGATGTGGAAGCAGTGATAGACAAAGCAATTGAGCTAGGTGAAGCTAGTTTGGCATGGTTTTGGGATGGATTTTCTATACCGGAAAAAGTGTTATTTTCAGCAGTGGCAGAAGCTCAAGAAAATGCAGGAAATCCTTCAAAACTTTTAAAAAGCTATAGTATTGATGAAAAAGATAGTCGAATTAAGCAAGCTATTAAAAAATTAGGAGACAATGGTTTTTTGGATGACACAAGACAGAGGATAAAAATAGAATTGGTGCGTCGCTGGATTATACAACGTCATCCCCTGAGAGAAGAGATTGGTGAATTAGATAAGATTGAGCAAAAAAAAAATCACAATAAAGGTGAAATCACCATCTATTCAAATAATAATGTCAATGATTCCCATGTGTTGAGTACTACACATAATATTGCAATAAATAATTCTGCAAAATTTGATTTCACTATTTTCAATACAATTTTCAAGACAATAGATATATTCAAAAATAATTCGACAAAATCTAAGTTTTTTATTTTAACTGCAATATTACCTATATTAGGAATTAGTATTATAATTCTTCGTGGTGATCAATTTTTCCGAACTTGTCCAGTCGGTCAACAGAAAAATTTAGGCTTTTTTTGCATAGCAGATACCAATAGAATTAGTAGAGGCGATCGCACTTTTTTTCCTAATATTACTAACATCTTTCGTGACCAGGCAATTGCCGCATTTAAACAAGGTAATTATCAACAAGCGGTTGAATTATTTGACAAGGCTGTAGCAGCAAATCGCTCTGATCCTGAAGTACTAATTTACTCTAATAATGCCCGCGCTCTTCAACAAGGTTCACCTCTGACTCTGGCGGTAGCTGTACCAGCAGACAACCGAACTGGTAATGCTCAAGAAATGTTACGCGGCGTAGCACAAGCACAAAATCAATTTAATAAAAATAATGGCTTTAGCGGTAGATTACTAGAAATTGTCATTGCTAACGATTCTAATGACCCAGAGAAAGCAAAACAAATAGCACAGGAACTAATTAAAGACCAATCCATCTTAGCAGTAATTGGTCATAATTATAGTGAAGTTACTCAAGCTGTACTACCAGAATATGGACAAGCAAAATTAGCTGTCATCTCTCCCACTAGCACCAGCATTTTTTTACAAAACCCAGTTTTCTTTAGAGCAGTTGTTTCCGACGCAGCCGCAGGTCAAAAACTAGCAGAATATACTTACAAAAATCTCAAATTAAAAAAAGTAGTGATTTTTGCTAATCCTAAAAGTTCATATATTAGCGCACTCAGAAATTTATTTGCAACATACTTTGTAGGACTAGGAGGTGAAGTAGTGCGCCCACCAATGATTGACTTAACTCTCAACACATTTGATGCAGAGAAAGAAGTTCCTAGCAGTTTGTCTAAATATGGGGCAGAAGCAGCTATGTTATTTCCAGATGTAAAATACACTGAAATTGCTATCAACATTGCCAAGGTGAATCAACTACTCAAAAATAATCCCTCAAATACCCAAAAACGAGCTTTAAAGCTAATAGGTGAGAATTCGTTATATAGTGAAGAAACTTTGCGTGGAGGCGGAAAAGATGTTGAAGGTTTAATTCTATCCGTTCCTTGGTTTAGAGGCACACAAAAAGCTGAACTATTTGCCCAACAAGCACAGCAGCAATGGGGAGGAGAAATTAGTTGGCGTACTGCTACTAGTTATGATGCTACTAAGGCTT from Aulosira sp. FACHB-615 carries:
- a CDS encoding ABC transporter substrate-binding protein → MPRNPYIIGRPIDDREILVGREDLFSFIKKNLQDHQRVLLLHGQRRIGKSSIIRNIPKKSQDLDDFVFISFDLEDYSQEPLSGILAALAEKIVEDIQLEQDHIKLPKSTELEVIPDIFYNQFLSQVYQKLEGKNLVLLLDEFEALSNENSESSLEEFFKYLSAIINLDDKLYLILFIGQELLNTQNIIQIFNDVPIIQEIGLLNKISTENLITKPAQGVLSYEKDAIEAIFKLSAGHPYFTQVICFAIFVRAREKEAFNVSKEDVEAVIDKAIELGEASLAWFWDGFSIPEKVLFSAVAEAQENAGNPSKLLKSYSIDEKDSRIKQAIKKLGDNGFLDDTRQRIKIELVRRWIIQRHPLREEIGELDKIEQKKNHNKGEITIYSNNNVNDSHVLSTTHNIAINNSAKFDFTIFNTIFKTIDIFKNNSTKSKFFILTAILPILGISIIILRGDQFFRTCPVGQQKNLGFFCIADTNRISRGDRTFFPNITNIFRDQAIAAFKQGNYQQAVELFDKAVAANRSDPEVLIYSNNARALQQGSPLTLAVAVPADNRTGNAQEMLRGVAQAQNQFNKNNGFSGRLLEIVIANDSNDPEKAKQIAQELIKDQSILAVIGHNYSEVTQAVLPEYGQAKLAVISPTSTSIFLQNPVFFRAVVSDAAAGQKLAEYTYKNLKLKKVVIFANPKSSYISALRNLFATYFVGLGGEVVRPPMIDLTLNTFDAEKEVPSSLSKYGAEAAMLFPDVKYTEIAINIAKVNQLLKNNPSNTQKRALKLIGENSLYSEETLRGGGKDVEGLILSVPWFRGTQKAELFAQQAQQQWGGEISWRTATSYDATKALIKSLSSNASRNTVLENLQNVTLSSNETSGYGLQFTPQRERQGEPILVKVEKGKFIISD